A region of the Mus musculus strain C57BL/6J chromosome X, GRCm38.p6 C57BL/6J genome:
TGAAAGGAATGTAGGTAATATCTATAAACGCAAAAGTGCAGGGTCCTTAAAGGAGTAATTGTCCCTCTTTTGCTTATCCTTACTCTCAAAAGCAGGTATGTTGCCCTGGGACAGAGACTTAGAACACTGCAGAGACGTTTCAGTTAAGCATTCCAAGGAAATGTAGTCTAAGACCTTGGCATACTCTCTCTCAAGGttgtatttaaaatttgaaaaagcaaaactatgcaaaacaaacaagcacacattCCTTCTTATAGTATATGTGACATCCCTGCCGTTTCAGACTTTCATTCTCCGTTTCTCATGACTACCAGCACACCTTAAGATGCTTGTGCACCACGATTGTGTTTGGTATGGTGATGGTCCAGAAAAATCCATCTGCCTCGACCATCCCATCTCCATTCTCCCATACTCTTCTCCCATCCCCTTTCAGCTGACAGTTGAAGTTTTACTTTGAATTATCATCTAATCTTTAAATATATCAAATATGGTAATGAATCTTTAAGACCCTTTTTGTTATTCTTACTGAAATGTTTTAACTTTTCGATATTAGGCTATGAATTGAGCTATCTATTCCACACTTAGAAATCCTTCAAAATGACAGTGAGCTCTCTTAAATTGCCGTTGtccagtttcttaattaatgaagAGTGTGCCTCTGGTCCTGCCAATGTTTTATGATCATGTACTAAATTTCAGTATTAACTCATACGATATATatccttctgttttgtttggtaaTTCCACagaatttctttaaataaataaataaaacagtgtcTCATTTTCACCTTTAGAATCATGTTAATCACtaacctttaaattaaaaaaaaaaaaatgacgcGGCAGCTGATAGATTTGAAAGTAAATAGATAGTGTTACCTAGCAAAGAGATCTATTGAATTACAGACATCCCTGGAGTATACGGTATACCCAGACTACTCTTAATAGCGAACGGTGAAACCAAAGTACCAGGTCTATTTTAAGCTGTTAAATTTTGACATGAAAGTGCCCTTTATTCGGTATAAATATGCCATTCATGGAAAGATGAAATACACAAGGTGCCAAAGAGCTGTGAATCCCTCCCAGTGTGAGGCAGAATAGGCAATGTTTGATTTGTAccacctctcccctccttccagcAAACAGAACGCTACCTCGTCTCTGACTTCTGCTTCCCACCCTTTCCTGTAATAATACTGTACAGTCCACTGTTTGTGCTTTATGAGGTAccagaattttaaaatgaacatttattttaaagagagaTTTTTGGGTATTCCATTACAAGTTCTCCTGAAACCTAATGATTGCTTTCCTTGTCTTCCAGTTGGGATGACTGGCTTTGCTACTGgggtggagaaagaaagggaagtgtGTTACgtttatttgaaaaaatattattccttcatgatttaattttatttttacaatgaGAGTCTGAATAGTTTAGTTATTATATTCCTGGCTGAATTTAAATTAGGAGTGTCTGATTGAAAAACCAGTTCAGTGTTAATATGTAGTGAGTGTTTAAAAGCAATTGCAGAATTCAAGTAGCtgatttctttgtgtttgggCATTCTTATTTTACTTAGTCTTTGTGCATAGTATGGTGTGACTTGAGGAGCCACCATACACGCATACACTATACATTCACTGTATTCCCTCCATTACCCCTAACTCTTTAGTCTTCCTGTTACTCCCTGTCACTCCCCTGGAGAGTTTTACTCCTTAAGTGGCAGACTCTCTTTTCCCCATGtgatagtcattctaatatcattCCCACGTAGTAAAGCTGGGATGTAAATCTTAGAATGCCCAGAATTTGGAGCTAGTATCTAGGTaaaattgcttatctgatctttgaagataaagtatttatttctgtgtatgtgggtGGCTTGTTTTTAGACAGATCTCATCTAGCCCAggctctcctgtagcccaggatagcctcagaCTGTCTACATAGCCAGAGATGAAGttcaacttcttcctttcctgcatccatctccaaagtgctggaattacaggcatgtgtgtcCACACCCAGTTTATGGGTGTTGATTTAACTTAAGGTTATGCTCATGTTAAATACaaactctaccagctgagctgtaTTCCCAGCCCACAAATAATCACTAAATTCCTGTACAGCTATTTGAAATGAGTCTGTTATTGTCCTTTTCCCTTTTGAGTTTCTTCCTCATCTGTTCAAATGTTGGTTTAATAGGCTACTTCAGGTAACTAAATGATCCCTATGTTTCAAAATACcaattttgaattttgtttttccaaattttaaaaaaatatgtgaataTACATGTATTTTGTCCTTAAGCTGCGTGCTGGTCCATTTGATGAGTTCCAGATTGCCACCATGCTCAAGGAGATTTTGAAAGGTCTGGACTATCTACATTCTGAAAAGAAAATCCACCGAGACATTAAAGGTATACAAAAGTCAAACAGAAACTTCAGAAAAACAGATACATTGTGGGGAGACTGAGAGatactcattttgtttttctttgccccCTAGCTGCCAACGTCTTGCTTTCAGAACAAGGTGATGTTAAACTGGCTGACTTTGGAGTTGCTGGCCAGCTGACAGATACACAAATCAAAAGAAACACCTTCGTAGGGACTCCGTTTTGGATGGCTCCTGAAGTTATTCAACAGTCAGCTTATGACTCTAAAGTAAAGCATTCCCTATATAGATGAAATTATTTAGACATCACCTCATTAATAAGCTCTTTAATTTTTCCTTCCCTTACAAGTGCGTCTAAAAGAAGAGTTAATGTTGTACTTTGTTTCTTGATGGTAAATCCCATTAGTGTTGGTAGTATTTGAACTCTATTTATTTCAATGGCTTTTCATTGTACTTGCAATGAAATCTGGAGTCCTTACAGTTACAGACATATATGGCTCCCTATGATCTGGCCATTGTCTGCCTATCTAACCTTATCTTCTACCACTGTCATCTGTACTTTCTTTGCTTCAGCCCTCGTGACCTCATTTTGACCTCAGGACTTTCTCTTGCTTTCCCCTGTGTCTGGAATAGCCTTGCTCCCAGTGAGCACAGAGATACCCTTCCCAACAATTTCGCATCAACACAGCGCTACATTTCCTGCTTTGGTCATTATTTCCTTATTCTGCTTTGTTTCTCCACAGATCTTAGTCCCATACAGCATTATGTCATTCCTTTATCTGTCCCTCTTGTTAGAATGGGAGCCTGTTGAAGGCAAGAACTTTCATCTGGTTTATTGAGCACTCAAGTAGTGTTGTTCCactaattaaaattattataattcACTACATTTATTGAGATACAGGGTTTTGGGGGCAGCATCCTAGAATGAAGTTACAAGGTGATGTACAGTTTCTGTTATTGATTCCTTTTTAGGCTGACATATGGTCTTTGGGAATTACTGCTATTGAACTTGCCAAGGGAGAGCCTCCGAATTCTGACATGCATCCAATGAGAGTTCTGTTTCTTATTCCAAAAAACAACCCTCCAACTCTTATTGGAGACTTTACTAAGTCTTTCAAGGAGTTTATTGATGCTTGCCTGAATAAAGACCCGTCATTTGTGAGTATGCATTGTTATTACCACTGTTGATTTTTCTATTGTTCCATCTACTTCTAACAAAGGTGGCTTTTCCTGTGGTGGAGAAAAACATCTGTGGACCATCCAAGAAGCTGGGTTTTTTTCCTCCCATATTGCTAATTCTACTCTGTTCTTAACCAGAATTttgcccttttctttctcctccctcacaTCATCTTTTTAGTTCCCAGCTATCTGATGATTTTCTATTTCAAGGAGAGAATTAGGGGAAATAGTTCATgttttattacttacttattaaaGTACATGTGTACTTGTTAGCAGTGGAACTGACTAATTGTATTATAGTTGCTtgagtgttaaaaataaaattgcttttcaCTCCTGGTGACTACAAATTGCACCAGCACTGCCTCAGATTGATGTAACTATTTTTATGTTGACAGTAAACAGTCTACTAGTAATGAAATACTGAAAGGCGCATATTCCCCACAGCACTTGGTGTTtgcatttatataaataaaagttaatgtTTGATAGAAAAGTGTATACTGAGATATGGACAGACAATGGCAAAATTATGGTTTCATGGGATGTGCAGATGCTAACAAAATTACAGCAATTTTGCTCATttgcatgaatttttaaaaattacagtcaATGAAATAAAAGTGTCTTAAATTGTTGTTTTGACGTTTCTTAGATGTTTACTTTCTAAGTGCTACTATTTCTGAGGAGGCTTTGCCTCCTTGTATGCTGATGTGTATCCTAGCTTCTGTCTACTACTTCTGCCTACTATTTGTAGCTTCTGTCAGCTACAAATTAGGTAGCTGAAATGCTGAATATAATACGGTTTACCTTGAGCCACTTCAAGCAAATAGAATTGTCTGTTCTCCTCTTACATGGTAATTGTCCTCATGTATATAAACATGATTTTTATAGATTTCAGTTTAATAATTCAACTGGCATTTTACCACCTATCTTAACCCTGAAGTTCCTCAACATAGTcatgtatccttttttttttcctgtgttggtgCCTTAGCGTCCTACAGCTAAAGAACTTTTGAAGCATAAGTTCATCgtaaaaaattcaaagaagacTTCTTATCTGACTGAATTGATCGATCGATTTAAGAGATGGAAGGCAGAAGGCCACAGTGATGAGGAATCTGATTCCGAGGGCTCTGACTCGTATGTACCaattactgcattttttttttaaaagacaggtccATTTGCATGTGCTCTGCTTTTTTGCAGTGACCTGGGATGCTTGCTTTAGACTAAGATTAATCATGTTTTGAGCAGTCTGTGGAATACAATGAATCTGAAAACATGCTTTGGAAGGGAAAAGCTCTGCTTTTAAATGGTCTTGGTCTAACCCCTAGTGGATACTTGAGTATATTACAAAATTTTGGAATATGATTGGACCATAGGATTTCTACTGGTTCATGAGCAGCAATAAGGAAGTATGTTTTCTCATACTGTGATGACAACCTGTGGGACCCTTTGGAGAACTGATCTCATAGCCTTTCCGACTTCCTGGCCATGGACCAAACTGTGATCAGACTGAACTGTGAACTGCTATACCTATTTACCTATGTATGGTTTTTACCCTGTGGAAAAATTGgcctctttattttaaaaaaaatggcagtATTTATGTTAATAGTTCTGCTTCTGTGTTTATCGTAATTTGAGTAGGATTGTCCAAGGGCTGCCCAGGATTTAGTGTTTCAGTAGTTCAACAAGGCAGCACTCTAGTTCTTCACACAGTGTTCTCAGTTACCTGCTATGAGAAACTGCTCATCATTTGAAATGAATAAAGCATCTTATAGTGTGTGCCCAATCTAAGGCTTGCTAACCTTAACTGCCCATCATGAAAACTTCTCGATGAAACTTTAAAACACAAGGCATGCTACCAGAGATAGTGATTCAGGCGTGGGGGAATGGCAGTAGAGACACAGATGGCTCGCCACGTAGAATTTTGGTGAACATTGAGAGCTGAGAAACACTGCTGTTCTTGAGGAAAATAGTGTAGCCACCTGAAACTAAGGTCAGACGCTCTGTTAGAGAGCTCTTCAGAGTCTTCTTGCACTGACTTGgtggtttagtttttgtttttgcttttgttttcttttgtttttctttttgttttctgtgctgaATCACTTAAGCATCTTTGGCATTTCTTTAGGGAATCCAGCAGCAGGGAAAGTAACC
Encoded here:
- the Stk26 gene encoding serine/threonine-protein kinase 26 isoform 2 (isoform 2 is encoded by transcript variant 2), whose translation is MAHSPVAVQVPGMQNNIADPEELFTKLERIGKGSFGEVFKGIDNRTQQVVAIKIIDLEEAEDEIEDIQQEITVLSQCDSSYVTKYYGSYLKGSKLWIIMEYLGGGSALDLLRAGPFDEFQIATMLKEILKGLDYLHSEKKIHRDIKAANVLLSEQGDVKLADFGVAGQLTDTQIKRNTFVGTPFWMAPEVIQQSAYDSKADIWSLGITAIELAKGEPPNSDMHPMRVLFLIPKNNPPTLIGDFTKSFKEFIDACLNKDPSFRPTAKELLKHKFIVKNSKKTSYLTELIDRFKRWKAEGHSDEESDSEGSDSESSSRESNPHPEWSFTTVRKKPDPKKLQNGEEQDLVQTLSCLSMIITPAFAEPSLFFSLNSRTRIMRVETRQLKNLRKVLLWLKPPVLASQIRW
- the Stk26 gene encoding serine/threonine-protein kinase 26 isoform 1 (isoform 1 is encoded by transcript variant 1); this translates as MAHSPVAVQVPGMQNNIADPEELFTKLERIGKGSFGEVFKGIDNRTQQVVAIKIIDLEEAEDEIEDIQQEITVLSQCDSSYVTKYYGSYLKGSKLWIIMEYLGGGSALDLLRAGPFDEFQIATMLKEILKGLDYLHSEKKIHRDIKAANVLLSEQGDVKLADFGVAGQLTDTQIKRNTFVGTPFWMAPEVIQQSAYDSKADIWSLGITAIELAKGEPPNSDMHPMRVLFLIPKNNPPTLIGDFTKSFKEFIDACLNKDPSFRPTAKELLKHKFIVKNSKKTSYLTELIDRFKRWKAEGHSDEESDSEGSDSESSSRESNPHPEWSFTTVRKKPDPKKLQNGEEQDLVQTLSCLSMIITPAFAELKQQDENNASRNQAIEELEKSIAVAETACPGITDKMVKKLIEKFQKCSADESP
- the Stk26 gene encoding serine/threonine-protein kinase 26 isoform X1, which codes for MAHSPVAVQVPGMQGSKLWIIMEYLGGGSALDLLRAGPFDEFQIATMLKEILKGLDYLHSEKKIHRDIKAANVLLSEQGDVKLADFGVAGQLTDTQIKRNTFVGTPFWMAPEVIQQSAYDSKADIWSLGITAIELAKGEPPNSDMHPMRVLFLIPKNNPPTLIGDFTKSFKEFIDACLNKDPSFRPTAKELLKHKFIVKNSKKTSYLTELIDRFKRWKAEGHSDEESDSEGSDSESSSRESNPHPEWSFTTVRKKPDPKKLQNGEEQDLVQTLSCLSMIITPAFAELKQQDENNASRNQAIEELEKSIAVAETACPGITDKMVKKLIEKFQKCSADESP